The following are encoded in a window of Elusimicrobiota bacterium genomic DNA:
- a CDS encoding vitamin B12-dependent ribonucleotide reductase produces MATETKHLLTPNALKVLEKRYLQRDENGKVKETPEELFRRVAHNIAAADELYGESAKQTEEEFYQSIAALEFLPNSPTLMNAGAKLQQLSACFVLPIEDSMESIFETVKNTALIHKSGGGTGFSFSRLRPSGDNVSSTHGVSSGPISFMKVFNAATEAVKQGGTRRGANMGILRVDHPDVMNFIDCKKEELAINNFNISIAITEDFMRQVESDGEYMLVNPNSGKIVKKLKAREVFDKIVQNAWENGEPGVIFLDRINRSNPTPFLGEIESTNPCGEQPLLPYESCNLGSINLQRIITHTRGGKADINWEKLGKLTRIAVHFLDNVIDVNHYPLERIGQMTRTNRKIGLGVMGFADLLFQLEIPYDSDEALETAERVMSYVRTEAEKESQELAKRRGPFPNFSRSVYSSGPVRRNATLTTIAPTGTIGIIAGASSGIEPIFALIYTRANVLDNDELFEINPYFAKALKDAGIYSKELIEKIAKTGSIQNMDEIPMNIRKVYKTAMDITPDAHVRMQAAFQKFTDNAVSKTVNFANSAKKDDIEKVYRLAYKLGCKGVTVYRDGSRDVQVLNVGQKQADIKKGAGKTEDGKTVRKPRLRPKMTHGYTMKMRTGCGNMYVTINEDEHGPCEIFTQLGKSGGC; encoded by the coding sequence ATGGCAACTGAAACGAAGCATCTGTTAACCCCCAACGCGTTGAAAGTATTGGAAAAACGGTATTTACAACGCGACGAAAACGGTAAAGTAAAAGAAACACCGGAAGAACTTTTCCGGCGTGTAGCGCACAACATTGCGGCTGCGGATGAACTTTATGGCGAGTCCGCAAAACAAACTGAGGAAGAGTTTTATCAGAGCATTGCAGCACTTGAATTCCTGCCGAACTCACCGACATTAATGAACGCCGGAGCGAAACTTCAGCAGTTATCCGCATGTTTTGTGTTGCCTATAGAAGATTCAATGGAGTCAATATTTGAAACAGTAAAAAATACGGCGTTAATCCATAAATCCGGCGGCGGGACAGGGTTTTCGTTCTCGCGGTTACGCCCGTCAGGAGATAATGTTTCCTCTACCCATGGTGTTTCCTCAGGGCCGATTTCGTTTATGAAAGTATTTAACGCAGCGACGGAAGCTGTGAAACAGGGCGGTACGCGGCGCGGGGCGAATATGGGTATTCTGAGAGTTGATCATCCTGATGTAATGAACTTTATAGATTGTAAAAAAGAAGAATTGGCAATTAATAATTTTAATATTTCCATAGCTATCACCGAAGATTTTATGCGGCAGGTGGAGAGCGACGGTGAGTATATGCTGGTCAACCCGAACTCCGGTAAAATTGTTAAAAAACTTAAAGCGCGGGAAGTGTTCGATAAAATTGTGCAGAATGCATGGGAAAACGGTGAACCCGGGGTTATCTTTCTTGACCGTATAAACCGTTCAAACCCCACACCGTTCCTCGGTGAGATTGAATCTACTAATCCATGCGGGGAACAGCCGTTATTACCCTATGAATCATGTAATCTGGGTTCAATTAACCTGCAGCGTATAATCACTCATACCCGCGGAGGTAAGGCGGATATTAACTGGGAAAAACTTGGGAAACTTACCCGTATAGCAGTACATTTCCTTGATAATGTCATTGATGTCAACCACTATCCGCTTGAACGTATCGGGCAGATGACCCGCACAAACCGTAAGATAGGGCTTGGGGTGATGGGTTTTGCTGATTTATTATTCCAGCTGGAAATCCCGTATGATTCTGATGAAGCGCTGGAAACCGCGGAACGTGTGATGTCATATGTGCGGACGGAAGCGGAGAAAGAATCGCAGGAACTTGCAAAACGGCGCGGGCCGTTCCCCAATTTTTCGCGTAGTGTTTACTCTTCCGGGCCGGTACGGCGTAACGCTACGCTTACCACCATCGCACCGACAGGGACAATCGGTATAATTGCCGGAGCATCAAGCGGGATTGAACCAATATTTGCGCTGATCTATACCCGTGCGAATGTATTGGATAATGACGAGTTGTTTGAAATAAACCCGTACTTTGCGAAAGCGTTGAAGGACGCGGGGATATATTCGAAGGAGTTAATCGAAAAAATTGCTAAGACCGGTTCTATCCAGAACATGGACGAGATCCCAATGAATATCAGAAAAGTTTATAAGACTGCTATGGATATAACACCGGATGCGCATGTGCGTATGCAGGCTGCATTCCAGAAGTTTACGGATAACGCGGTATCTAAAACAGTTAATTTTGCGAACTCTGCGAAAAAGGATGATATCGAAAAAGTTTATAGGTTAGCCTATAAGCTCGGATGTAAAGGCGTGACGGTCTACCGTGACGGCAGCCGTGATGTACAGGTTCTTAACGTTGGGCAAAAACAAGCGGACATAAAAAAAGGTGCAGGTAAAACTGAAGACGGTAAAACTGTACGGAAACCGCGGTTACGTCCGAAGATGACTCACGGGTACACCATGAAAATGCGTACGGGTTGCGGGAATATGTACGTAACAATTAATGAAGATGAACACGGCCCATGCGAGATATTCACACAGTTAGGTAAGTCCGGCGGATGT
- the nrdR gene encoding transcriptional regulator NrdR: MRCPFCHVDSDIVIDSRPLDNSSVVRRRRTCKSCNRRFTTYERVETPPLIVIKSNNRREMFNIDKLRGGILRACEKRPIPAAVIERLISEIEYEIGKTYLMEVKSNIIGRKVLDKLRAVDEVAYIRFASVYRNYDTIDEFLDEITKIKQALKLEKVKDKEKEKEKETTAAGK; encoded by the coding sequence ATGCGTTGCCCTTTTTGTCATGTAGATAGCGATATCGTGATTGATTCAAGGCCGCTGGATAATAGTTCGGTAGTCCGCCGGCGCCGTACATGTAAGTCCTGTAACCGCAGGTTTACCACGTATGAACGCGTAGAGACACCGCCGTTGATTGTGATAAAATCCAACAACCGCCGTGAGATGTTCAATATTGACAAGTTACGCGGGGGTATACTCCGCGCATGTGAAAAACGCCCGATCCCTGCGGCAGTTATTGAACGGTTAATCAGTGAGATCGAGTATGAAATCGGGAAGACGTACTTAATGGAAGTTAAGAGTAATATTATAGGAAGAAAAGTTTTGGATAAACTCCGCGCAGTTGATGAAGTTGCTTATATACGGTTCGCATCGGTTTACCGTAATTATGATACCATTGACGAATTCTTGGATGAAATCACTAAGATAAAACAGGCGTTGAAGCTCGAAAAGGTTAAGGATAAGGAAAAAGAGAAAGAAAAAGAAACTACCGCAGCGGGTAAGTAA